The genomic DNA GGAAGGCCTTCTTCCCGGCGTCCGCCGCCGACTGCTTGTGGAACCAGAAGCCGATGAGCAGGTAGGAGCAGAGGCCGACGGCCTCCCAGAAGACGTAGAGCAGCAGGAAGTTGCCCGAGAGCACGAGCATGAGCATCGAGAAGGTGAAGAGCGAGAGGTAGGCGAAGAAGCGGTGGTAGCCGCCGTCGCCGTGCATGTAGCCCACCGAGTAGAGGTGCACGAGGGTGCTCACGCCCGTGACGACCACGAGCATGATGGCGGTCAGCGGGTCGGCCGCCAGCGTCAGCGGCACCTGGAAGGGGCCGACCGCGATCCAGGTGAAGAAGTCCACGCGCCAGGCCGGTGACTCCAGCGCGTGGCGCAGCACCTGCACGGCGCAGACGAACGCCCCGCCGACGGCGAGCAGCGCCGGCCAGTGCGCCGCGGTCCGCGTCAGCTTCCGCCCGAGCAGGCCGTTGAGGAGGAAGGCCGCAAACGGCAGCGCCGGGATCAGCCAGAGCAGGGTCTCCGCCATCGCGCCTCTCCTAGCCCTTGAGCAGCGTCGCGGCGTCGGCGTCGAGCGCGCCGCGGTGGCGGTGCCAGGCGAGGATCACGGCGAGCGCCACGCCCAGCTCCGCCGCCTCCACGCCGATCACGAACAGCGCGATCACCAGCCCGCTGTAGTGCTGGTGCAGGTTCGAGAACGCCACGAGGTTGAGGTTCACCGCGTTCACCATGAGCTCGATCGACATCAGCATGACCACGACGTTGCGCCGCACGAGCGCGCCGGCGAGCCCGATCGAGAAGAGCGCCGCGCCGAGGGCCACGTACCAGCTCACCGGCACCATCACTTCCTCCTCCCGATCACGATCAGGCCGAAGAGCGCCGCGAGCAGGATCACCGAGAGCACCTCGAACGGCAGCAGGTACTGGCGGAAGAGCACCTTGCCGAGCACCTGGACGTGCCCCTCGCCGGGGGCGAGCCCGTTGCTCGCCGGCGCGAGCCAGCCGCGCGCGCGGGCGACGACCGCGAGCAGCTGCGCGAAGACGACGCCGCCGAGGATCGTCCCGGTGATCGCGGAGAGCCCCGACCAGTCCGCCCCCTCGCCGCCGCGCAGGTTCGCGAGCATGACGACGAAGACGAAGAGCACGACGATCGAGCCGGCGTAGAGCAGGATCTGCACCGCGCCGAGGAACTCCGCCCCCTGGAGGATGAAGAGCCCCGCCACGGCGAGGAAGCAGAGCACGAGCGCCAGGGCGCTGGCGACGATCCGGCGCGAGGCGACCACGACGAGCGCCGAGCCCAGCGCGACCAGCGCCAGGACGGCGAAGACCAGGGTCCCGAAGCCGCTCACAGCCCCTCCCCGTGGCGCAGCAGGTCGGACTTGCGCAGGATCGTCTCGCCGCGCTGGTAGTACGAGGCCTCGTAGCGCGGCGAGAGCACGATCGCCTCCTCGGGGCAGACCTCGGCGCAGAGGCCGCAGAAGAGGCAGTGCCCGAGGTCCACGTCGTACTCGTCGATCACCTTGCGCTCCTCGCCGGAGGTCACGAGGCGGATGCACTGGGTCGGGCAGATGCGCGCGCACAGGCAGCAGGAGATGCAGCGCTCCTCGCCCGTCTCCGGGTAGCGGCGCAGCGCGTGCAGGCCGCGGAAGCGCGGGGCGGGCTCGCGGCGCTCCTCCGGGTACTGGATGGTGACCGGCTTGCGGAAGACGTGCTTGAGCGTCGTGAGGAAGCCGGTGACGAGCGCGCCGATCATGTGCGGGCCCTCAGGGCGACGACGGCCGCCACCCACAGCAGGTTCAGCAGCGAGGCCGGCAGGAGCACCTTCCAGCCGAAGGCCATGAGCTGGTCGTAGCGCAGGCGCGGCAGCGTCGCGCGCAGCCAGTAGAAGAGCAGGATGAAGAGGATGCTCTTGGCGAAGAACCAGAGCAGCGAGAGCCCGGCCACGCTCTGGGCCCACGGCCCCTGCCAGCCGCCGAGGAAGAGCGTCGCGGCCAGCGCCGAGATCGTCCAGACCGAGGCGTACTCGCCGAGCTGGAAGATGCCGAAGCCCATCGCCGAGTACTCGGTGTGGTAGCCGGCGCCCAGCTCGCCCTCGGCCTCGGGGAGGTCGAAGGGGATGCGGTTGGTCTCGGCGATGCCGGCGATCAGGAAGATGAGGAAGCCCAGCGGCTGCAGCAGCACGAAGGGCACGCGCCGCTGCGCCTCGACGATCTCGACGAGGCTCAGCGAGCCGGCCATGAGCACGACGCCGACGAGCGAGAGCCCGAGGGCCAGCTCGTAGGCGATCATCTGGGATGCCGAGCGCAGCGCGCCGAGCAGCGAGTACTTGCTGTTGGACGCCCAGCCGCCGAAGATGACGCCGTAGATCGAGAGCGAGCCGATCGCCATGAGCATCAGCAGGCCCGCGTTGACGTCGGTGATCACCAGCCCCCGCCCGAACGGGATGAGCGTGTAGACGGTGGCCGCCGGCACGAACGTGAACAGGGGCGCCGCCATGAAGAGCCAGCGGTTGGCGGCGGCCGGCACGACGTACTCCTTCGTGATCAGCTTGACCGCGTCCGCGACCCACTGCAGGACGCCGAAGGGCCCCGCCCGGTTCGGCCCGAAGCGGATCTGCAGGCGCCCGAGCACCTTGCGCTCCGCCCAGGTCGAGATGCCGACCACGACCGGCAGCGCGAGCAGCACGATCATGATCTTGAGCAGCGTCCAGAGCAGCGTCAGCGCGTCCATCGCCGTCTCCCCCTACCCCGCCGCCACCGGCTCGACGCCGTCGAGCAGCACGCAGGCCAGGGGCCACCCCGCCGGGTGCCGGGCGTCCCGCGCGAAGGACTTCAGGGCCGCATCAAGCGGGTCGAGCGGCAGGTAGAGCTGGCCCGGGGGCGTGCGGCGGTCCGCGCGGACGGCCACGGTCACGCTCGCGCCGCCCGAGACCAGCCGCGCGCGCGCGGCGTTGGCGAGCCCGAGGCCGGCGAGGTCCCCGGGGTTCACCTCGAGGGCCGGCCCCGGGAAGATGCGGTCGGCCTCGGCCACCGAGCGCA from bacterium includes the following:
- the nuoK gene encoding NADH-quinone oxidoreductase subunit NuoK, encoding MVPVSWYVALGAALFSIGLAGALVRRNVVVMLMSIELMVNAVNLNLVAFSNLHQHYSGLVIALFVIGVEAAELGVALAVILAWHRHRGALDADAATLLKG
- a CDS encoding NADH-quinone oxidoreductase subunit J yields the protein MSGFGTLVFAVLALVALGSALVVVASRRIVASALALVLCFLAVAGLFILQGAEFLGAVQILLYAGSIVVLFVFVVMLANLRGGEGADWSGLSAITGTILGGVVFAQLLAVVARARGWLAPASNGLAPGEGHVQVLGKVLFRQYLLPFEVLSVILLAALFGLIVIGRRK
- the nuoI gene encoding NADH-quinone oxidoreductase subunit NuoI, encoding MIGALVTGFLTTLKHVFRKPVTIQYPEERREPAPRFRGLHALRRYPETGEERCISCCLCARICPTQCIRLVTSGEERKVIDEYDVDLGHCLFCGLCAEVCPEEAIVLSPRYEASYYQRGETILRKSDLLRHGEGL
- the nuoH gene encoding NADH-quinone oxidoreductase subunit NuoH, which codes for MDALTLLWTLLKIMIVLLALPVVVGISTWAERKVLGRLQIRFGPNRAGPFGVLQWVADAVKLITKEYVVPAAANRWLFMAAPLFTFVPAATVYTLIPFGRGLVITDVNAGLLMLMAIGSLSIYGVIFGGWASNSKYSLLGALRSASQMIAYELALGLSLVGVVLMAGSLSLVEIVEAQRRVPFVLLQPLGFLIFLIAGIAETNRIPFDLPEAEGELGAGYHTEYSAMGFGIFQLGEYASVWTISALAATLFLGGWQGPWAQSVAGLSLLWFFAKSILFILLFYWLRATLPRLRYDQLMAFGWKVLLPASLLNLLWVAAVVALRART